From a region of the Paenibacillus sp. FSL R10-2734 genome:
- a CDS encoding DgaE family pyridoxal phosphate-dependent ammonia lyase, which yields MANSLNAKYGLKRVINASGRMSILGVSAPSDTVMEAMKQGGQSYVEIADLVDKAGDYTARILGAEAAIIVNSASSGIALSVAALVTQGNRRRSERLHQEAIPRNEIIILKGHNVQYGAPVETMVYLGGGKLIEVGYANEGRAEHIEDAICEQTAAILYVKSHHAVQKNMLSVEEAWEIAKRKDIPLIVDAAAEEDLCKYVKYSDLAIYSGSKAIEGPTSGIVAGKRKYVEWVKVQLYGIGRSMKVGKETSFGLLQALEEYMVKEDKSDIEQASLQGLMVLNDLPGIRVTIVQDEAGRAIYRGRVQVDPQQAGITAKELVEGLQQGEIAIYTRDYGVKQGYFDIDPRPLLGDDLLVIVDSIHKLIGGQ from the coding sequence GTGGCGAATTCATTAAATGCGAAATACGGGCTTAAACGAGTAATTAATGCAAGCGGCAGAATGAGTATTCTGGGGGTATCAGCTCCGTCTGACACTGTGATGGAGGCGATGAAGCAAGGCGGACAGAGTTATGTGGAAATAGCGGATCTGGTGGATAAAGCTGGGGATTATACGGCACGTATTCTCGGTGCTGAAGCAGCGATTATCGTTAACTCAGCTTCCAGCGGTATTGCGTTGTCCGTTGCGGCGCTAGTGACCCAAGGCAACCGCCGCCGGAGTGAACGTTTGCACCAAGAAGCCATTCCACGTAATGAAATCATCATTCTGAAGGGACATAATGTCCAGTACGGAGCTCCGGTGGAAACGATGGTCTATCTAGGTGGAGGAAAACTAATTGAGGTCGGTTATGCGAATGAAGGCCGAGCCGAACATATAGAGGACGCCATTTGTGAGCAGACGGCTGCCATTCTGTATGTGAAGTCCCACCATGCGGTGCAGAAAAATATGTTATCCGTTGAAGAGGCATGGGAGATCGCTAAGCGTAAAGATATTCCGTTAATCGTAGATGCAGCAGCGGAAGAAGACCTCTGTAAATATGTGAAATACTCTGACCTGGCGATTTATAGTGGTTCCAAAGCCATAGAAGGGCCTACATCCGGTATCGTCGCCGGCAAACGTAAATATGTGGAATGGGTTAAGGTCCAATTGTATGGAATAGGGCGCAGTATGAAGGTCGGTAAGGAAACTTCCTTTGGTCTGCTACAAGCTCTGGAAGAATACATGGTCAAGGAAGATAAAAGTGACATCGAGCAAGCGTCTTTGCAAGGATTAATGGTGTTGAATGATCTTCCGGGAATTCGTGTAACGATTGTGCAGGATGAGGCGGGTCGTGCCATCTATCGCGGCCGAGTTCAGGTTGATCCACAGCAGGCCGGAATTACGGCGAAGGAATTGGTGGAGGGGTTGCAGCAGGGCGAGATTGCGATTTACACCCGCGATTATGGAGTGAAGCAGGGGTATTTCGATATTGACCCACGGCCACTTCTTGGGGATGATCTGCTCGTGATCGTAGACAGCATTCATAAATTGATAGGGGGACAATAA
- a CDS encoding KDGP aldolase family protein, whose protein sequence is MTMISQRFYKGRTALNVLAKDIENAKEIYAAAEGHVLVGVLSKDYKTVEEAVTAMKQYGQEIEDAVSIGLGAGDNRQAAIVAEIAKHYPGSHINQVFPVVGATRANLGGKDSWINSMVSPSGRVGYVNISTGLFSAAESEAAIVPVASAIALVRDMGGNALKYFPMQGLSREEEYRSVAKACAEAGFALEPTGGIDMDNFEAILEIALEAGVPQVIPHVYSSIIDQESGQTQIQDVRDLLGIMKRLTDKYA, encoded by the coding sequence ATGACAATGATTTCACAGCGTTTTTATAAGGGCCGCACCGCATTAAATGTACTAGCTAAAGATATCGAGAATGCTAAAGAGATTTATGCCGCGGCGGAAGGTCATGTGCTGGTCGGTGTACTCTCTAAGGATTATAAGACGGTAGAAGAAGCCGTAACCGCCATGAAGCAATATGGTCAAGAAATAGAAGATGCTGTATCGATTGGCTTAGGTGCAGGGGATAATCGCCAAGCGGCAATTGTGGCCGAGATTGCTAAGCATTATCCGGGTAGTCATATTAACCAGGTGTTCCCTGTGGTCGGAGCTACACGCGCTAATCTTGGTGGGAAAGACAGCTGGATCAACAGCATGGTCTCCCCTTCTGGTCGCGTTGGTTACGTGAATATTTCAACAGGACTCTTCAGTGCTGCGGAGAGTGAAGCGGCGATTGTACCTGTAGCATCAGCAATTGCGCTTGTTCGGGATATGGGTGGTAATGCACTGAAGTATTTCCCAATGCAGGGATTAAGCCGTGAAGAGGAATACCGCTCTGTCGCGAAGGCCTGTGCTGAGGCAGGGTTTGCACTCGAACCAACCGGTGGAATTGATATGGACAATTTCGAGGCTATTCTGGAAATTGCTCTTGAAGCAGGGGTGCCACAAGTGATTCCGCATGTCTACTCATCCATTATCGACCAAGAATCGGGACAGACCCAGATCCAGGATGTGCGTGATTTGCTTGGAATTATGAAGAGGCTGACCGATAAATATGCCTAA
- a CDS encoding sugar kinase, with product MPKVIGAFGEVMMRLQVPGVQLLSQGNTLNYSFSGTGVNVSSALARFGHEGALVSRLPNTSLGDAAAAYLRKLGISSTFVIRGGEYLGLYFLENGFGARPSKVTYSNRLESSFNTAPEETYDYEEIARSLDVIHFCGITLAMNDSVRHHMKSLARAVKQQGGTVIFDCNYRPSLWGAEGYSQAKPHYEEMLRLADIVMMNEKDAIYILGMSTEQAHREEQLIELIPAVAKQYDISVIAGTHRSIHGDNSHSLRGFLYKNQSFFFSDTLRFLVYDRIGAGDAYTSGIVHGELTGFTPEQTVRFAAAASMLAHTVEGDTPMASEADVLRAMTLSVGDVER from the coding sequence ATGCCTAAAGTAATCGGGGCATTCGGAGAAGTAATGATGCGTCTGCAGGTGCCGGGAGTTCAGCTGCTATCACAAGGAAACACCTTGAATTATTCATTCTCTGGCACTGGGGTTAATGTCAGCTCTGCACTAGCACGCTTCGGGCATGAAGGTGCTTTGGTTTCCCGTTTGCCGAATACTTCTTTGGGAGATGCCGCCGCGGCGTATTTGCGGAAGCTGGGAATCTCATCTACCTTCGTTATACGAGGGGGAGAATACCTAGGCTTGTATTTCTTGGAGAACGGATTTGGCGCTCGTCCAAGTAAGGTGACTTATAGCAATCGTCTGGAGAGTAGCTTCAACACGGCTCCTGAGGAAACTTATGATTATGAAGAGATTGCGCGAAGTCTGGATGTGATCCATTTCTGCGGCATTACGCTGGCTATGAACGATAGTGTGCGTCATCACATGAAATCCTTAGCTAGAGCAGTAAAGCAGCAGGGGGGGACTGTGATCTTCGATTGCAACTATCGTCCATCCTTATGGGGAGCGGAAGGGTATTCACAAGCGAAGCCGCATTACGAGGAAATGCTGAGGCTGGCCGATATCGTAATGATGAATGAGAAGGACGCGATCTATATCTTGGGGATGAGCACTGAACAAGCTCATCGTGAAGAGCAATTGATTGAGCTTATTCCCGCGGTTGCGAAGCAGTACGATATTTCGGTGATCGCAGGCACACATCGCAGTATTCATGGCGATAACTCACATTCACTGCGAGGGTTTCTTTATAAGAATCAGAGCTTCTTCTTTTCGGATACACTGAGATTTCTCGTCTATGATAGAATAGGGGCTGGAGATGCCTATACGAGCGGAATTGTGCATGGAGAGCTAACAGGATTTACACCTGAGCAGACAGTACGGTTTGCCGCTGCCGCTAGTATGCTAGCCCATACTGTCGAGGGCGACACTCCCATGGCTTCAGAAGCGGATGTACTTCGAGCCATGACCCTATCTGTAGGCGATGTAGAAAGGTAG
- a CDS encoding GntR family transcriptional regulator, with translation MQIANIIKDRILHGVYPIGLNIPSEPQLEQEFNVSKITVRGAIQELVQEGFLEKGSGKGTKVIRNTSSSKLSKWKKFTEILVDEGHQIRKQWLKAERVYNEAGSEPYRLFGEYCIRLERIYSLNDIPYVHYTHYLVNGMDDLDLLDLNAQSLYELLEERSVSLEKLRDEFFVAVPPPDVEEILLLDKKIPLLKRTRYSYDELGKVTEYSIGFYNTELQNYVVNYEV, from the coding sequence ATGCAAATCGCAAATATTATAAAGGATCGGATTCTACACGGAGTCTATCCTATCGGGTTGAATATTCCTTCCGAACCACAGTTGGAGCAGGAATTTAATGTCAGCAAGATCACTGTGCGCGGTGCCATTCAGGAACTCGTCCAAGAGGGATTTCTGGAGAAAGGGAGCGGTAAGGGGACGAAGGTGATCCGCAATACCTCATCCTCCAAGCTGTCCAAATGGAAGAAGTTCACGGAAATTCTGGTGGATGAAGGGCATCAAATTCGGAAGCAATGGCTAAAGGCGGAGCGGGTATATAATGAAGCCGGAAGTGAACCTTATCGTTTATTCGGTGAATATTGTATACGCTTGGAACGCATATACAGTCTCAATGATATTCCATACGTTCATTACACGCATTATTTAGTAAATGGTATGGATGATTTGGATCTACTAGACTTAAATGCCCAGTCCTTGTATGAACTGCTTGAAGAACGGAGCGTTTCCTTAGAGAAACTGCGTGATGAATTTTTCGTTGCTGTTCCTCCGCCTGATGTAGAGGAGATATTGCTTCTGGATAAGAAGATTCCATTGCTGAAGCGAACACGTTATTCTTACGATGAGCTTGGCAAGGTAACTGAGTATAGTATCGGCTTTTACAACACGGAGCTGCAGAATTATGTAGTGAACTATGAGGTGTAG
- a CDS encoding MetQ/NlpA family ABC transporter substrate-binding protein has translation MKKRALKRMMMMSMMVAVIAVLAVGCGSKNNTNTASTEGTTGEASKEVVTLSLGLLPSIDAIPFVIAHEQGFDKKHGVNLDIQTFKSAKDRDVAFQAGKLEGISADLVAISIYNEAGLDVKITSTTFGEFDLLTGNDAIQEVKDLKGKTVILSKNTSTQYTVAMMLKQAGLTEDDITVTEVPQIPTRLELLKNNKADAAILPEPFVTMGKASGLRVLSSTHTAGVNPFVLAFPQTAIDAKADAIRSMYAAYDEAVAYMKSHDQSEYIDLVIKEVGYPETLKDEIKVPDYIPANQVDVKEVEAAFAWAREKGLLSKNISPEDVISDVQFKK, from the coding sequence ATGAAGAAAAGAGCTTTGAAAAGAATGATGATGATGTCGATGATGGTAGCTGTCATCGCTGTACTTGCAGTCGGTTGTGGTTCAAAGAATAACACGAATACAGCATCGACAGAAGGAACTACAGGTGAGGCTTCAAAAGAAGTTGTTACTTTGTCACTTGGCCTATTGCCTTCGATTGATGCTATTCCTTTTGTAATTGCACATGAACAAGGTTTCGATAAGAAACATGGAGTGAACCTAGATATCCAAACGTTCAAGAGTGCAAAAGACCGTGATGTCGCTTTTCAAGCAGGTAAGCTAGAGGGGATCAGCGCTGATTTGGTTGCGATTTCTATTTACAATGAAGCCGGGCTGGATGTGAAGATCACTAGCACCACTTTTGGTGAATTCGATTTATTGACTGGGAATGACGCGATTCAAGAAGTGAAGGACTTGAAGGGCAAAACCGTGATTTTATCCAAAAATACCTCCACACAATATACTGTGGCGATGATGCTGAAACAAGCGGGTTTGACGGAAGATGATATTACGGTAACTGAGGTTCCGCAAATCCCTACCCGTTTAGAATTGCTTAAGAATAATAAGGCGGATGCAGCGATTTTGCCTGAACCATTTGTAACTATGGGTAAAGCTTCAGGCTTGCGCGTGCTTAGCTCAACGCATACAGCGGGCGTGAATCCATTTGTATTGGCTTTCCCACAGACTGCAATTGATGCTAAGGCAGATGCGATTCGCAGTATGTATGCTGCTTATGATGAAGCTGTAGCCTATATGAAATCTCATGATCAATCCGAATATATCGATCTTGTGATCAAAGAAGTTGGTTATCCAGAAACATTGAAAGATGAAATTAAAGTGCCTGATTATATCCCTGCCAATCAAGTGGATGTGAAAGAAGTGGAAGCCGCATTTGCATGGGCACGGGAAAAAGGTTTGCTTAGCAAAAATATCTCGCCTGAAGATGTGATTTCTGATGTCCAGTTCAAAAAATAA
- a CDS encoding ABC transporter ATP-binding protein produces MSSSKNKGLVIKDLKVEYKTGQLALGQMDLSFPEHGIYTIIGPSGSGKSTLLRAIAGLLPSYMGQILFNEKSVHDKETLIGLVPQNYGLLPWKTVHDNIQIAMKISHTANQSKQERENQIEQWLSSMRISDLADRYPLSLSGGQQQRVAIARAFAIMPTILLLDEPFSALDAITRETLQILFLDNWLAHPATTLFVTHDVEEAILLGQKIIVMPSNKEEAPEMIDNQLVFEMKHEDKRDSVDFFEQTKQIRKVMQEIW; encoded by the coding sequence ATGTCCAGTTCAAAAAATAAGGGACTTGTTATAAAAGACCTTAAAGTAGAGTACAAGACGGGGCAATTAGCCTTAGGACAGATGGATTTATCTTTTCCAGAGCATGGGATTTACACGATCATCGGACCCTCTGGCAGCGGGAAATCCACTTTATTACGGGCGATCGCGGGCTTGCTTCCAAGCTATATGGGGCAGATTCTTTTTAATGAGAAATCCGTGCATGATAAAGAAACTCTGATCGGTCTCGTACCGCAAAACTATGGCCTTCTCCCATGGAAGACTGTACATGATAATATTCAAATTGCGATGAAAATCTCGCATACGGCTAACCAATCCAAGCAAGAACGTGAGAACCAGATTGAACAGTGGCTTTCATCGATGAGAATCTCTGATTTAGCTGATCGTTATCCTCTATCTCTCAGTGGGGGACAGCAACAAAGAGTAGCAATTGCTAGAGCATTCGCCATTATGCCCACCATTTTATTGCTGGACGAGCCGTTCTCCGCACTGGATGCGATTACGCGGGAAACGCTGCAGATTCTCTTTTTGGATAACTGGTTGGCCCATCCGGCTACTACCTTATTTGTTACCCATGATGTGGAAGAAGCTATTCTGCTGGGGCAGAAAATTATTGTTATGCCATCTAATAAAGAAGAAGCTCCAGAAATGATTGATAATCAATTGGTATTTGAAATGAAGCATGAGGATAAGCGGGACAGTGTAGATTTCTTTGAGCAGACTAAGCAAATCAGAAAGGTAATGCAGGAGATATGGTGA
- a CDS encoding ABC transporter permease encodes MNHSILPSPFAVYNAMFHLGVQDVALNVGYSLFRIFAGVVLALIIGLLIGLLMGRSLTWNKLLDPVVYLTYPVPKIALLPVVMLFFGLGETSKILMIMLILLFQIIISVRDGVKAIPENTYDVLTSIGASSVQKFWHVTLPGALSVILSTIRISLGTAISVLFFTEIYGTEHGMGFFIMDAWLRLDYPEMYAGIMLFSLVGFVLFLLVDFLDYKFMKWRN; translated from the coding sequence ATGAATCATTCGATTTTGCCGAGTCCATTCGCTGTATATAACGCTATGTTTCATTTAGGGGTACAGGATGTTGCTTTAAATGTGGGGTATAGCTTGTTCAGAATTTTTGCGGGTGTGGTGCTGGCGTTAATCATTGGACTGCTCATTGGTCTGCTGATGGGACGTTCGCTGACTTGGAATAAGCTGCTGGACCCTGTCGTTTATTTAACATATCCTGTTCCAAAAATCGCCCTGCTTCCCGTTGTGATGCTGTTCTTCGGGCTTGGCGAAACGTCTAAAATCTTGATGATTATGCTGATTCTATTGTTTCAAATTATCATCTCTGTTAGAGATGGTGTGAAGGCCATTCCTGAGAATACCTATGATGTCTTAACGAGTATAGGTGCTAGCTCTGTGCAGAAATTCTGGCATGTGACACTGCCGGGTGCACTGTCGGTCATTCTGAGTACGATTCGTATTTCGCTTGGAACGGCGATATCAGTCCTCTTTTTCACGGAGATTTATGGAACTGAGCATGGCATGGGTTTTTTCATTATGGATGCTTGGTTAAGACTGGATTATCCGGAGATGTATGCGGGAATTATGCTGTTTAGTTTGGTGGGGTTTGTCCTCTTCTTGCTTGTTGATTTTCTGGATTACAAGTTTATGAAGTGGCGGAATTAA
- a CDS encoding serine hydrolase gives MTDWNLQPLIDGITGLDIRSCLIVQHGKPILEHYREPKISEELGKINSCTKSVLAALVSIAIDKQIIPPPDTPISLFFPLLKEDQDPRKREITIGHLLTMTAGFNWTEFGGQNSFPTMTKTTDWVKFVLAQPLAHTPGTVMTYNSGCSQLLSTILRECSGQDVAAFAKAQLFQPLGIESYRWDTDPQGVHTGGFGLYLKPEDMLKFGLLYLQQGCWKDQQLILSDTVQKSTRPYVAATLPQKGFYGWHWWVSSFNAGTEQQRNEIPYYFALGFGGQHILVVPSYELVAVITADKYKKGSPANVFGRFIVPALLGR, from the coding sequence ATCACTGACTGGAACCTTCAGCCGCTTATAGACGGCATTACTGGCCTAGATATTCGCAGTTGTCTAATCGTTCAACATGGAAAACCCATACTGGAGCATTATCGCGAGCCAAAAATCTCAGAAGAGCTTGGCAAAATTAACTCCTGCACCAAAAGCGTGCTCGCCGCCCTGGTCAGCATAGCCATAGATAAACAAATCATTCCGCCACCTGACACACCTATTTCTCTATTTTTCCCTTTATTAAAAGAGGATCAAGATCCACGAAAAAGAGAGATCACTATCGGTCACTTATTAACGATGACAGCGGGCTTTAACTGGACGGAGTTCGGGGGGCAGAATTCCTTTCCGACCATGACCAAAACCACAGACTGGGTAAAGTTTGTGCTCGCCCAGCCGCTAGCTCATACGCCGGGAACCGTGATGACTTATAACTCCGGATGCTCTCAGCTCTTATCCACTATCCTGCGTGAGTGTTCTGGACAAGACGTTGCAGCATTTGCCAAAGCTCAGCTATTTCAGCCGCTTGGCATCGAAAGCTACCGCTGGGATACCGATCCCCAAGGCGTACATACCGGTGGCTTTGGCCTTTATCTGAAGCCGGAGGATATGCTGAAATTCGGCCTACTTTATTTGCAGCAGGGGTGCTGGAAGGACCAGCAGCTCATTCTTTCGGATACTGTTCAGAAGTCCACTCGTCCCTATGTTGCAGCTACGCTACCACAAAAGGGCTTTTACGGCTGGCACTGGTGGGTATCCTCATTCAATGCTGGTACTGAGCAGCAGCGAAACGAGATTCCTTATTATTTTGCACTCGGATTCGGAGGTCAGCATATCCTTGTGGTTCCATCCTACGAGCTGGTCGCAGTCATCACTGCGGATAAGTACAAAAAAGGCTCACCAGCTAATGTGTTCGGTCGATTTATCGTGCCGGCGCTTCTTGGTCGGTAA
- a CDS encoding YcdB/YcdC domain-containing protein, with protein sequence MKSNNTHFVHQTAKTVLITTVALALLLPPALAAADSTSVSSNTSVTQVSAQAPTTTTISEADPTKVKFTQEQAVAKLRELFPSLKDATVNNVQLGSNQSYPAPTNQMIWNIQWQIQEGNMGHGFSSEIDAINGDIINTYISYPRENNESYYPPKVSQTQALEIAKAFVAKAASSVKSSDLQLNENAGYNYFSNSLFGPVQYGYYFSVMKNGIPSGSDSINIVVDGNGKVTQFSKFSQGLEYPSAQPKITLEQAQKQFAEQFDLGLFYTPIYKNGKPNSWIVGWRPIDQSLYPIDALTGKRIDLEGKESVSTAVVYSDLTKTKDVYQARSSTTELSAKEAEQLVKKVAYIPADRKLISQSLRNDYQDTDRKIWQLYWGGNGNERFIGAGFPEQSSAEIDAKTGEILQYQAQTYGINQDKKEEPAPAGGKKLSEVEAKTKALSIINGLYPQASQKLKLVEYGANSSVTSDGSGYRYQFIRVHQGIPVSDSTISVSLDLYGRLTSYMGNRIKGIDEITLSPDAKISKKEALETYKPKYQTKLRYTQVGGYNAYNSYAAPKVKLIYDTTIAEFNGLNQVLDAATGKWVAVYDYLGQQDAQLSATDIKGHAAEQALSELVKYHVITPDADGKVNPDQEISVGDWLTYLAKASNPNFSNYYSNNERKTVAGVKPENSYYDAVTYAADRKWINKDESLQIDSKLTREQLAVQLANFLKYNKLTTYLDKDVTVSQFSDNASINNKGAVALVVKLGILKDDNGKFNPQQTVTKALAASVIMKLVELQGKTDQIIGQ encoded by the coding sequence TTGAAAAGCAATAATACTCACTTTGTTCATCAGACAGCTAAAACGGTATTGATCACTACAGTGGCACTTGCGTTATTGTTACCCCCAGCTTTGGCCGCAGCCGATTCTACATCTGTTAGTAGTAACACTTCGGTAACACAGGTTAGCGCACAAGCCCCGACTACTACAACGATCTCCGAGGCTGATCCGACAAAAGTAAAATTCACACAGGAGCAGGCGGTTGCGAAGCTAAGAGAACTATTCCCATCCCTAAAAGATGCAACAGTAAACAATGTTCAACTGGGATCTAACCAAAGCTACCCAGCTCCAACAAATCAAATGATCTGGAACATTCAGTGGCAGATTCAAGAGGGGAATATGGGGCATGGCTTTAGCAGTGAGATAGATGCCATTAATGGAGATATCATCAATACGTACATTTCATACCCTCGTGAGAATAACGAATCCTATTATCCACCGAAAGTATCGCAGACTCAGGCACTGGAGATCGCCAAGGCTTTTGTGGCTAAAGCAGCCTCATCGGTTAAGAGCAGTGATCTGCAATTAAATGAGAATGCTGGTTATAATTACTTTTCGAACTCTTTATTCGGTCCTGTTCAATATGGCTATTACTTCAGTGTCATGAAGAATGGTATTCCTTCTGGATCGGATAGCATTAACATAGTTGTGGATGGCAACGGAAAAGTGACGCAATTCTCTAAGTTTTCTCAAGGGCTTGAATACCCATCTGCACAGCCCAAGATTACCCTGGAGCAAGCACAGAAGCAATTTGCGGAACAGTTTGATTTAGGTCTTTTTTACACTCCTATTTATAAGAACGGAAAACCTAACAGCTGGATTGTAGGCTGGCGTCCAATTGATCAGTCTCTATATCCTATCGATGCATTGACCGGTAAGAGAATAGATTTAGAAGGAAAAGAATCCGTATCCACTGCAGTCGTGTATTCAGATTTAACCAAGACCAAGGATGTCTATCAAGCAAGAAGCTCAACTACAGAGCTCTCTGCAAAAGAAGCAGAGCAGCTTGTAAAGAAGGTTGCTTATATTCCAGCAGATCGTAAATTGATCTCTCAAAGCTTGAGAAATGACTATCAGGATACGGATCGGAAGATCTGGCAGTTATACTGGGGTGGTAATGGAAATGAACGTTTCATTGGTGCTGGCTTCCCAGAACAATCCTCTGCCGAGATCGATGCAAAGACTGGTGAAATATTGCAGTACCAAGCTCAAACTTATGGTATTAATCAGGATAAGAAGGAAGAGCCGGCTCCTGCTGGAGGGAAGAAGCTTAGTGAGGTTGAAGCTAAGACTAAAGCGCTTAGTATAATTAATGGTCTATATCCTCAGGCGAGTCAGAAGCTAAAGCTTGTAGAATATGGAGCTAACTCAAGCGTGACTTCAGACGGATCAGGATACAGATATCAGTTTATTAGAGTTCATCAAGGGATTCCTGTGAGTGACAGTACCATTTCGGTAAGCTTGGATCTTTACGGTAGACTGACTTCTTACATGGGGAATCGGATAAAGGGTATCGATGAAATCACATTATCGCCTGATGCAAAAATTTCCAAGAAGGAAGCGCTCGAAACCTATAAACCTAAATATCAAACTAAGCTAAGATACACTCAGGTTGGTGGATACAATGCTTATAATAGCTATGCAGCACCAAAGGTGAAACTGATATATGATACAACCATTGCTGAATTTAATGGATTGAATCAGGTTTTAGATGCAGCCACTGGAAAATGGGTTGCGGTCTATGATTACTTGGGTCAGCAAGATGCTCAACTATCTGCGACGGATATCAAAGGCCACGCAGCGGAACAAGCCTTATCAGAATTAGTAAAATACCATGTGATTACTCCGGATGCCGATGGCAAAGTGAACCCAGATCAAGAAATATCTGTTGGCGATTGGCTAACCTATCTTGCCAAGGCTTCTAATCCGAACTTCAGCAATTATTATAGTAATAATGAACGAAAAACTGTGGCAGGCGTGAAGCCTGAGAATTCCTATTATGATGCTGTTACTTATGCAGCAGATCGTAAGTGGATCAACAAGGATGAGAGCCTGCAAATAGATAGTAAGTTAACCCGGGAACAGCTTGCTGTTCAGCTAGCTAATTTTTTGAAATATAACAAACTCACAACCTATCTTGATAAAGATGTGACTGTAAGTCAGTTCAGTGATAATGCATCTATAAACAATAAGGGAGCAGTGGCTCTTGTTGTGAAATTGGGAATCCTAAAGGATGACAACGGCAAGTTTAATCCACAGCAGACTGTTACGAAAGCGCTGGCGGCTTCGGTAATTATGAAGCTAGTGGAGCTGCAAGGAAAGACCGATCAGATTATTGGTCAATAA
- a CDS encoding TerC family protein: MDWGLILEYGWVLLVLVALEGLLAADNALVLAIMVKHLPDEERKKALFYGLAGAFVFRFGSLFVISYLVDIWQVQAIGAIYLLFIAGNHIFRKLLFKKPVTDEAAESGTGTAVNKKKSSFWFTVFKVEVADIAFAVDSILAAVALAVALPASGLPQIGGLDGGQFLVIFAGGFIGLVIMRFAATFFVKLLHTRPGLEIAAFFIVGWVGVKLAVITLAHPSLGVLSEDFAHSTWWKLTFYVVLVLIAAIGWFMSSKVEENVNENPIKEVDKQLH, translated from the coding sequence ATGGATTGGGGATTAATATTAGAGTACGGCTGGGTATTGCTCGTTCTTGTAGCACTTGAAGGACTACTAGCCGCAGATAACGCATTGGTATTGGCAATTATGGTTAAACATCTTCCTGATGAGGAAAGAAAAAAAGCGCTATTTTACGGATTAGCCGGAGCCTTCGTATTCCGCTTCGGATCACTATTTGTCATCTCTTACCTGGTTGATATCTGGCAAGTACAAGCCATCGGCGCGATTTATTTATTGTTTATCGCGGGGAATCATATCTTCCGAAAACTATTGTTCAAGAAGCCAGTTACGGATGAAGCAGCTGAAAGCGGTACTGGTACTGCAGTCAATAAAAAGAAATCCAGCTTTTGGTTTACTGTCTTCAAAGTAGAAGTTGCTGACATCGCCTTCGCGGTCGATTCCATCCTAGCAGCAGTTGCACTTGCCGTTGCTCTTCCTGCAAGTGGTCTTCCACAAATCGGTGGACTTGACGGCGGACAGTTCCTCGTCATCTTTGCTGGTGGATTTATCGGTCTGGTCATTATGCGTTTCGCAGCTACCTTCTTTGTTAAATTGCTCCATACCCGTCCAGGTCTTGAAATTGCAGCCTTCTTCATCGTAGGTTGGGTCGGAGTTAAGCTCGCAGTCATCACCTTGGCACACCCTTCACTTGGTGTTCTTTCCGAAGACTTCGCACATAGCACTTGGTGGAAGCTCACCTTCTATGTTGTGCTCGTACTCATCGCTGCAATTGGCTGGTTTATGAGCAGCAAGGTTGAAGAGAATGTTAACGAGAATCCAATTAAAGAAGTAGATAAACAACTCCATTAA